From the Gemmatimonadota bacterium genome, the window TTGAAAGAACAGCTTGTGCGCGTCCAGACCGATGGAGTCCGCCCGTTCGATGCCGCGCAGGAGGTCCTTTCCCTTTTCGGTGATTACCGTAAAACCGCCGTAGGCGGCATCGACGTGGAGCCAGATGCCGTCCGCCTCGCAGAAATCCGCGATCGTTTCGAGCGGATCGATTGCGCCTGTACTGGCCGCCCCGGCGTTGGCGCAGACCGCCACCGGTTCTAATCCCGCGGCCCGGTCCGCTGCCACCGTTTGCTTCAGCGCCTCCGGATCCATCCGGAAAAGCGCGTCGGTAGGAATCAAACGCACGTTTTCGGATCGTATGCCCATGATCCTGGCCGCCCGGACCAGCGCGCTATGGCTCTGGTCGCTCATATAGACCGTGCCGCGTTCGGGCGCGCCCGCAGACTCCCGTGCCGCGACCAGGGCTTCCAGGCTGGCCGCGGAGCCTCCGGAAGTCATCAGGCCGCCGGCGGTGTCCGGATACCCCAGCCAGCGCCGGATCCAGTCCATGACGACCAGTTCCATCTGGCTCGCCCCACTTGATGTGAGCCATGTACACTGGTTGACCTGGTAGGCGGAGACCATGAAGTCCGCCAATATGCCGGGCCAGGTCGGCGCCGAAGGGATGAACGCGAAGGACCGGGGGTGGTCAAGCCGGGCGCCCAGGGGTAGTATGTCCTTTGCCGCCCTCCCCAGGACCTCCAGCGCGGGGCTGCCGTGTTCGGGCGGATCCTCCATGAGCTGATCTTCCAGTTCTTGCTTGAACTCGCCGTCCCAGGCCTGTTCATCCGGAAGATTCCTGATACGTTCTATAATGATTTCCGCCGTCCTGGTCGCGAGCTCGAGCATGACGTCGGGGGTCATCTGGAGGCTGTTAAGCGCTTCCGCACTTGATTCTGCGTGCTGCTTTTCCCGATTCTCCCGACACATTTTTAACCTCTTCCGATACCCGTTATCGCTCAGTGTCACGAAACGCTCAGTGCCACGAATCCAGGTACGCCTTCTGTTCCGGCGTCAACTCGTCCACGGCCAATCCCATGCTCGCGAGCTTCAGGCCGGCGATCTCGCGGTCGATTTCATCCGGCAGGGTGTGTACTCCGGGTGTCATTTCCTCGTGCCTGGCTGCCAGGTGCTCCGCCGCCAGGGCCTGGTTGGCGAAGGACAGGTCCATGACCGCGGCGGGATGTCCCTCGCCGGCAACCAGGTTGACCAGCCGGCCCTCGCCGAGGAGATACAGTCTCCGGCCGTTCGCCAGGACGTACTCCTCCACCCATGGGCGCAGGGACTGTCGCTCGACCGCGAGGGCGTCCAGGGCCTGCACGTCGATTTCCACGTCGAAATGTCCGGCGTTGGCCAGCATGGCGCCGTCTTTCATGGCTTCCAGGTGATCGCGGCGTATGACCCCGCGGTTTCCGGTCACGGTAATGAACAGGTCGCCCAGTGCGGCCGCCTCGGCCATGGGCAGTACCCGGAATCCTTCCATGGCGGCTTCCAGGGCCGCGACGGGGTCCACTTCCGTTACGATGACCTGACCGCCCAGGCCCCTGGCCCGGGATGCCACGCCCCGTCCGCACCAGCCGTAGCCGCAAACCACCACGGTTTTGCCCGCGATCAGCGCATTGGTTGCCCGGAGGATGCCGTCGAGCGCGCTTTGCCCCGTGCCGAACCGGTTGTCGAATTGGTGCTTGGTTTTTGAATCGTTGACCGCGATGACCGGAAAGGTCAGGTCGCCGTTCCGGACCATGCTTCGGAGCCGGTTAACGCCCGTGGTCGTCTCTTCCGTTCCGCCGATGATCTTGTCCAGCTGTTGGCGGTGGTCCCGATGCGCCGTGGTAACCAGGTCGGCCCCGTCGTCCAGCAGGAGATCCGGCTGCGCATCCAGCACGGTGTGCAGGTGCCGGCTGAATGTGCCGGAGTCTTCCCCTCTTTTCGCAAATACGGGCACCCCGTGATGCGCGACCAGGCTGGCAGCCACGTCGTCCTGCGTGCTCAAGGGATTGGACGCGCAGACGATGGGTTCCGCGCCGCCCGCTTTGATCGCCGTGACCAGGTTGGCCGTCTTGGTCGAAATGTGCAGGCACACGCCGACGCGCAGGTTACGAAGGGGCTGTTCCCGCACGAACCGGTCTTTTATCGCGCGCAAGACCGGCATCTGGCGGGCGTCCCACGCCATGCGCGCCGCGCCGGCCTCGGCGAGATCGGGATCACGGATGTCAGATTCCATGGCTACTGTCATTATGGCTTTCGGCGCATGGCACGTCAAGGTTATTACCGAAAGCGAATATTCGTATTGTTTTATTTACTTGATATAAAATAGACACCCTTCCGCGGTGCCCTCATATGCCCTTGACATCCGGGGTTTTCAACAACTAACATGGTGAGATTTCACTTCCGGGTAAGTGACTGATTTATAGCGTTTTACATGGACCGTTCTTCGTTTCCTCCGTTTGTTCGGACACTCCATGCTCGACCTCTCCAGAAAACGCCTCAACCGTACCATCCTTACCCTCGCATGGCCGGCCATTCTCGAGAACCTGATGCACACGACGGTGTACATCGTCGACAGCATCTTCATCGGTACCCTCGGAACGCTGGCTTTCGCCGCCGTCGGCCAGAGTTCCATGATCCTCTTTACCGTGGTATTCGTGTTCTACGGGATCGGGGTGGCGACGGGCGCCGTCGTGGCGAGGAACCTGGGCCGGGGCAACCAGAAGACGGCCTGCGAGGCCGCCGGCCAGGGAATCATACTCGGAACGTCCATCGGCCTTATGGTGGCCGCGCTGGGTCTGATGTTCGGCGAGGATCTCATGGTGTTTCTGGGTACGGAGCCGGACGTCGTCGAACGTGCCCAGGAGTACATGCCGATCGTCTTCGCCTTCAGCGTGCTGCGTCTTTTCATCTATACCAGCAGCGGGATCCTGCGCGCGGCCGGCGACACCAAGACGCCCATGTGGATCACCGGCGTCATGAACGTGTACAACATCTTCGCCGACTGGGTGCTGATCTTCGGCATCGGACCCTTCCCGGAACTGGGCATAACGGGCGCGGCCCTTGCCACGGGCACGGCTTACGTCCTGGGCGCCGTCCTGCTCCTGTACAGGCTGTTCCGCCGTCATGCGAGATTCAGGCTGTGCGGCAGCGACATCGGTATTATCAGATCCGAGCACCTGCGGACCATCATACGGATCGCCGTGCCGAATCTCGGAGAACAGTCCGTCATGCAATGCGCCTATTTCTCGTTCATGTGGATCGTGACCAGCCTGGGCACGACAGCGCTCACGGCGCATTTCATGACCATACGGGTGGAGATGGTATCCTTCATGCCCGTATTCGGACTTTCCATGGCCGTGGCCACCGTGGTCGGACAGAGCCTGGGCGCCGAGCGCCCCGAAATCGCCGAGCTCGCCGTGAAGAAGGCTGCTCGAATCGGCCTGATCGCCATGAGCGCGCTGGGTCTTATCTTCGTCGCCGTACCCGGTCTGCTCGTCGGCATCTACAGCCCGTCGCCGGAAGTGTATGACCTGGCCGTGCTCTGCGTGCGTATCGCCGCCCTCGAACTGCCGACGTCGGCTTTGCTGATGATCTACACCGGCGCCATGCGGGGCGCGGGAGACACCGTTAGCCCCATGCTGATCAGCATATTCGGCGCGATCTTCCTGCGGATCGGCATGATGTACGTGCTGGTGATCGAACTGGGCTGGGGATTGCCGGGGGTATGGTACGGTACGGCGCTGGACTGGGGTATCCGCCTGGTGATCGCCTGGTTCCTGTTCCGGCGGGGACGCTGGAAGAGGATAAAGATTTAGGGGGTATGAATCGATGCGGGTAGTATTGCAGCGCGTCTCCAGCGCTTCCGTCAAAATCGACGGCGCGGTAACCGGAGAAATCGGTCCCGGTCTCGTACTGCTCCTCGGTATTGCGAAGGACGATGCGCCAGAGGACGTGGAGTACGTCGTTAACAAATGCGCCGGACTCCGGATCTTCGGCGACGAACAGGGGAAGATGAATCGTTCTCTGCACGACGTGGGGGGCGAAGTGCTGGCCATTTCGCAGTTTACCCTGTTCGGAGATACCCGCAAGGGCCGCAGGCCCAGCTTCGAAAGCGCCGCGCCGCCCGAACAGGCCGAACCACTGTACGAGCTGGCGGTCGAACGCCTCAGGGAGCGCGGTATACGGGTCGCCACCGGCCGTTTCGGCGCCTACATGGAAGTGTCGCTGGTCAACGATGGGCCCGTGACCTTGACCGTCGAGTCCCGCCGATGAAGCAGATCGTCCTGGCCTCTTCCTCGCCCCGTCGGTCCAGCCTGCTCCGGCAGATCGGGATAACCTTCGAGATTGTGCTGCCGGACGTCGACGAATCCCGGTTTTCCTTTGAAGGCGATCCTTCCGGAACGGCAGAACGGCTCGCATTGGCCAAGGCGAAGAGCGCCGCCTGCCGGGTCGACCCCCGCGGCCGCCTGGTACTTGGCGCGGACACGGTGGTCCTGTTCGAGGACGAGGTCATCGGCAAGCCGAAAGATGCGGAAGACGCGTTCGCCATGTTGCAAAAGCTGGCCGGCCGTTCTCACCGTGTGCTCACGGGGTTCGCGCTGCTGGATCCGCAGGCGGACCGGGCGGTGACGGGACACGAGTGGACGACCGTCTCCATGCGGGAGTTAACCGACGCTAAAATCCGCGCGTACGTGGATACGGGCGAGCCTCTGGACAAGGCGGGATCCTATGGCGCCCATGCGTTGGGCGCCGGACTCATCACCCGCGTGGAGGGCTGTTTCTACAACGTGATCGGCCTTCCCCTCGCCCGGCTGCTGACG encodes:
- a CDS encoding MATE family efflux transporter; its protein translation is MLDLSRKRLNRTILTLAWPAILENLMHTTVYIVDSIFIGTLGTLAFAAVGQSSMILFTVVFVFYGIGVATGAVVARNLGRGNQKTACEAAGQGIILGTSIGLMVAALGLMFGEDLMVFLGTEPDVVERAQEYMPIVFAFSVLRLFIYTSSGILRAAGDTKTPMWITGVMNVYNIFADWVLIFGIGPFPELGITGAALATGTAYVLGAVLLLYRLFRRHARFRLCGSDIGIIRSEHLRTIIRIAVPNLGEQSVMQCAYFSFMWIVTSLGTTALTAHFMTIRVEMVSFMPVFGLSMAVATVVGQSLGAERPEIAELAVKKAARIGLIAMSALGLIFVAVPGLLVGIYSPSPEVYDLAVLCVRIAALELPTSALLMIYTGAMRGAGDTVSPMLISIFGAIFLRIGMMYVLVIELGWGLPGVWYGTALDWGIRLVIAWFLFRRGRWKRIKI
- a CDS encoding D-tyrosyl-tRNA(Tyr) deacylase, producing the protein MRVVLQRVSSASVKIDGAVTGEIGPGLVLLLGIAKDDAPEDVEYVVNKCAGLRIFGDEQGKMNRSLHDVGGEVLAISQFTLFGDTRKGRRPSFESAAPPEQAEPLYELAVERLRERGIRVATGRFGAYMEVSLVNDGPVTLTVESRR
- a CDS encoding adenosylhomocysteinase, which codes for MESDIRDPDLAEAGAARMAWDARQMPVLRAIKDRFVREQPLRNLRVGVCLHISTKTANLVTAIKAGGAEPIVCASNPLSTQDDVAASLVAHHGVPVFAKRGEDSGTFSRHLHTVLDAQPDLLLDDGADLVTTAHRDHRQQLDKIIGGTEETTTGVNRLRSMVRNGDLTFPVIAVNDSKTKHQFDNRFGTGQSALDGILRATNALIAGKTVVVCGYGWCGRGVASRARGLGGQVIVTEVDPVAALEAAMEGFRVLPMAEAAALGDLFITVTGNRGVIRRDHLEAMKDGAMLANAGHFDVEIDVQALDALAVERQSLRPWVEEYVLANGRRLYLLGEGRLVNLVAGEGHPAAVMDLSFANQALAAEHLAARHEEMTPGVHTLPDEIDREIAGLKLASMGLAVDELTPEQKAYLDSWH
- a CDS encoding aminotransferase class V-fold PLP-dependent enzyme: MCRENREKQHAESSAEALNSLQMTPDVMLELATRTAEIIIERIRNLPDEQAWDGEFKQELEDQLMEDPPEHGSPALEVLGRAAKDILPLGARLDHPRSFAFIPSAPTWPGILADFMVSAYQVNQCTWLTSSGASQMELVVMDWIRRWLGYPDTAGGLMTSGGSAASLEALVAARESAGAPERGTVYMSDQSHSALVRAARIMGIRSENVRLIPTDALFRMDPEALKQTVAADRAAGLEPVAVCANAGAASTGAIDPLETIADFCEADGIWLHVDAAYGGFTVITEKGKDLLRGIERADSIGLDAHKLFFQPYEAGCLMVKDLGHLERAFAVRHDILQDTIWGANHPNFSDRGLQLSRSVRALKIWVSVKTFGMTAFRNAVSNGMELAGRAEEHIRNSGTLELLLPSSLGIVCFRVNSAAADLDEGSLERINRKVLARVFWEDPALMSSTLLRGRFTLRLCIVNYTTTWDDVRETLEAIERFGNEAISETTPVGV
- the maf gene encoding septum formation protein Maf, whose protein sequence is MKQIVLASSSPRRSSLLRQIGITFEIVLPDVDESRFSFEGDPSGTAERLALAKAKSAACRVDPRGRLVLGADTVVLFEDEVIGKPKDAEDAFAMLQKLAGRSHRVLTGFALLDPQADRAVTGHEWTTVSMRELTDAKIRAYVDTGEPLDKAGSYGAHALGAGLITRVEGCFYNVIGLPLARLLTTLENFDDQAP